The Elaeis guineensis isolate ETL-2024a chromosome 3, EG11, whole genome shotgun sequence region TTTTAAACCCCAAATTTGCTCTTCTTATCAACGAAGTCCCTACGGATTTGTTTTCTGCAAGTTGCGGTCTTCGTCAAGGTTGTCCTTTGTCGTCATTCCTGTTTGTATTGtgtttgaaaaatttttcaatctTTTTACAATGTGCTATTCAAAATAAACTCCTCCGTCCTTATAGCCCTTTGCATACCGCACCTCATATATCTCACCTTTTTTATGCTGATGATTGTCTCTTAATGGATCATGCTACTATTTGTGATGTGATTTCTTTAAAACTTCTTTTAGACTCTTATTGCAATTATTTGAGGCAGTCTATAAATCATAGTAAATTCTTTATCATCATTAGCCCTTTTGTTGCATCTACTATTAAGCATATTATCATTTCAACTCTAGGTATGACATAGAAAAGGGGTACTTGGAAATATTTGGGTGTTCCAATCTCTGATGCTAAACTTCGCTCGgtggattttagatttttatctgataaaaTCCTATCTAAAATTCAATCTTGGAAATGGCAAACTCTCATTTGCTGGGCGATTTACTTTACTGTAATCAGTTCTTACATTCATTTTCCTATACATGATGTCTGCTACTTCAATTCCAATTTCAGTTTTGAACTTGTTTGAGCGGGAGTTTCGTTCTTTCCTTTGGGGTCATGATTTACATCAGTGTCGGATTCACTTGATATCTTGGGAAATTATTTGTACCCCGAAAGCTAGTGGTGGTCTTGGTCTTCAATCTATCCATCAACGTCAAACTGTTTTGTTGGGTAAACTGGCTGCTAATCTGGTTATTCATCATAACTCTCTTTGGACTCAGCTGGTTTCTGCTAAATATTGATTCAAGCATTCTTGGATTAATTATTGCCTCCTAAATGTACTCCTATTTGGCATAAAATTTCTACTGTTGGTGCTAAAATTCAACATCAATTTGTTTGGTTGATTGGGAATGGCATATCCGTTAATGTTTGGAATGATCTCTGGATCTCGAATCTGCCGCTTAGTTGCTAGCCTTCTTTTATTAACATACATCATGATTTGGCACAGTATATTATTGTGGATCTAATAACATCTGATAACAAGTGGGATGTATCTTTTTTGGCCAGGTTTTGCAATCGTGAGATGATGACCCGGATTCTTTCTATACCTCTCGCACGTGGACATCGGCCAGATCAGATGGGATGGGCTTCCACACAGAATCTCTCTGTTACTTCCAAGGAGGTTGCCAAGGTACTTAACCCATCCTACTCACAGCCACTTACATGAAATTTTTCTTGGATTTGGCACCTTCCAATCCCAATGTGGGTAAGATCTTTTATTTGGAAATTGGTGTGGCAACATTTGCCTATGAAAGAATTGTTGCTCTACCATGGTATTATTCAGCCTACTTTGGTTAACTGTGATCTTTGTCCAGGTTAGGTTGAAAATTGCCAGCATGTTTTCATTGATTGTGCTCTGGCTAAACGTTGTTGGATTCTGTTAAACCTAAATTGTTCCTGTCCAATACCTTCTTCTTTGACAATGCTTATAACTATCCTATCTAGTTCTTCTTCAGGTATGAAGGACACAGTGATTTTAGCACTGATGGTCTCACTCCTTTGGCAAGACAAGAATGAAAGACTGTTTCAAGCCAAAAACTCTCGTCCTATTGATCTTTTTCGATGATGTATATCTATTTCTAATGATTTGTGTGTCGTTATCATCATCTTCTCTTGTCATGCAGGTCTCGTTTCGGAACTGGGGTCTTTCAGTGCTGAGCAATCAGCATTCTCTCCATTCTGACTTGATTTCTTGGAGGTCCTCTACCCTAGGGACATTTATGTTAAACTTTGATGGGATGGTAAGTCTAATAATGCAGCTGCAGGATACATCATTAGAGATCATGATGGTTCCTTACTGGCCGGCCGCTGGAGGTAAGCAGCTCTTCAGTTATTTGGTCTCTTATGCTGAGATGATTGGTGTCTGGCTGGGGCTTCAATATCTACTTTCCCATACCACGGTTCGGAAGGTGTGCATCCAAGGAGACTCTATGGTGGTGTTGAGTTGGTTACATTATCTCCCAGACAAATTAAAGCACTCCTCTTTCATCATGGATGAAGGATATTTGCTTCTGGTTGAAATTCTTCGATCAAGTTTCCTTTTCCCATATTTGCAGAGAAGGGAATCAAGCTGCCGATTGGATTGCTAATCAAGCTCTTGGTGGAGATTTCTTTATCTCCACTGCTCAATTACATATGCACCCTGCTTTTATCTGGATCTTGGCTGCTGATGCATATTCGGTTGGATTTCCACGACATGGCATTTAGCACTTACATGCAAAGATCTATCCTGGACTCTCATAATTCCATAACTACATCTCTGTGTTTGAACTTGCTGAGCATGAAGTTCGTTTCCTGCTTCTTTGGCACCGTGACTACCAATTATACTGAATTTGAGGGACCTGCTATGATGATACTTCTTAGAGGGGAAAAAAGCAATGGAAATGATCAAAaaacaagaaggaaaaaagaaataaagataaaagtaagaagggaaaagaaaaaaaaaaggaaaaatggaAAAATAATGGAGAAGGAAATTGCATACAAAATTGAAGAGTTTTTGCTAACTTCTATTTGTTTTCCTTGTGCAGGATATCATTGTTCCTCAATATGGCAAATATGCTTATTTATGTCAAGCCTCATACATTTACCTCTTCTGTTTTAAACCAATTGGTGCCTTGTCTCTATTTGGTGGTTGCTCTTTATTTCATCATGTATACATGGCCCCTTTTGTATCAGTGCCTTCTATTGCTCCTTCTTACGCATACTGTATCTCAGGAGGGTATGCAGATGATGAGATCCGTAATGTTGTTACGGAGAAAATTGAGAGAAATGAGAAAAATTGAGATAGTACAATAAAAGAAAGAACAGGgattaaaagtacaaaaaaaaaagcaaaagaaaacaaaaaggaaaaaaaagaacaaaaagaaaaaaataaagaaaatctgACTGGTTCTACTAACATTGTCTTCCTTTTATTGTGCAGGATCTTTAAGCTTTTCTTCTTTGGAGTTATCATTATGCCTTTTCATACTCATACTCATACTCTTGTTTTCCTTGCACTAATCTGCTTGCTGATTGTCCATTATCCGGCGATGTTGTTTTGGGTTCACTTGTGTACATCATGCCAGTACATGTGTCTTCCCATATAAAGATCAATGACATCATTAAAGGTTCTCCAATACACTGTACAGTATGATTGGATATTAATCTTCAAGCTTCTGCTTTCATCAATATACAGGATATCTATGTACATGAAGGATTGTTTCCTGATACTACATAGTTCCTTCATACATGATGGCCAAGCTGATGGGATATACTGTTTGATATGCTTTCTTCAGATGCTGTGGGATCTAAATTGGATTTCATGTTATTTTCTAAATGATGTAATCCAAATCTTCATTACCGATGGGAGTTGGTACACTACACACTTTTCTTACTGTTTTTTCTATGTCCCAATTGATGTTTCAGTGAGTATTCATACTGATGGCATGGGGCATATCTTAAACTTCCCAAATGCTCTAATTACTGATGGGAGTTGGTTCCTTACAGACATTTGTTCCTGTTACATTTATGTCCCAAATGATGATTCAATGTCAATTGATGCTGATGGGAAGGGGCATAATCCAGCTTTTAAACTGTTCAGACCACACATTTTTTACCAGCAACTGCATCTTCCGGTATGTTTCACTACAGAAGTTGGGAGACTGTCGGTTATTCAAGGATTTGCTCTTCCTTTGGTCTTCAATTTTCACAGGAATGTACACTGCTCTTCACCTATGCTGACATGCTTTGCCGACCATCCAAGGAGTATTTTAAATCTTAACATCACAATTCACAGCCTACAGGTTTCTTTTGGATTGAAGCTGCTATGTTTAAGTACTGTGCCAGGATTGCTGTTATCAGACATGTCTCTAGAAGTCTGCAATATATTGTTACAGCTTATAGGTTTTTTGGTTGGAACTTATGCTTACTGGGTCTCTTTTGTTATAAGCTGTTTCTTCTGTTTTCTTTGTATAAAAGTGTATACATAATGTGTTCGGTCTTGCCAGGATGGTTGGTCCCATTGTGTATAGATAAGCCTTCTTGTCCTTGTTATCAGGTTGCTGTTATTATGGTTCTTAGTCTTATGTTTCTGATACTGTTCACAGGTCTATTGTACAATCCCTTTTTATTTTGCaatgaagtattttttttatcaaaaaaaaaaaaaatcaacctttACCGATATAGGCAAGGAAAGTGCTGCGGATAAGGGTTCGATTCGTTACGTAAGGTATTGTCCGTTCTGGTTTATGGATCTCATGATTCTATCTTTTAAAAATGCTTCACGtgggaaggatttttttttttataagtataAGTCTTTTTTGATTCACAATCGATGTTGGATTATTGGTATCCTTCACATTATTAGAATCACAACAGAGCTTCCAGTCGAGGGATT contains the following coding sequences:
- the LOC140856577 gene encoding uncharacterized protein isoform X1, which gives rise to MASATSVTLSTYPVSPLTPCSTMLATSLSLSMLSAKTRFCNREMMTRILSIPLARGHRPDQMGWASTQNLSVTSKEVAKVSFRNWGLSVLSNQHSLHSDLISWRSSTLGTFMLNFDGMVSLIMQLQDTSLEIMMVPYWPAAGGKQLFSYLVSYAEMIGVWLGLQYLLSHTTVRKVCIQGDSMVVLSWLHYLPDKLKHSSFIMDEGYLLLVEILRSSFLFPYLQRRESSCRLDC